The Patescibacteria group bacterium genome includes a window with the following:
- the ybeY gene encoding rRNA maturation RNase YbeY, whose translation MKDNINIIIKGFRFNRWMESIVGQIEKNQKIKEDEWSIVITNDKEIRKLNKKYRKKNKTTDVLSFAECDINQNFVSEKKYLGEVIINYEQAKRQAKNLKKEMLYLLVHGYLHLKSYTHENDKDEMIMNKEADKIIQKIKL comes from the coding sequence ATGAAGGATAATATAAATATAATTATAAAAGGTTTTAGGTTTAATCGTTGGATGGAAAGTATAGTTGGTCAAATTGAAAAAAATCAAAAGATAAAAGAAGATGAATGGTCTATAGTTATAACAAATGATAAGGAAATAAGGAAATTAAATAAAAAATATAGAAAAAAAAATAAAACTACGGATGTACTTAGCTTTGCAGAATGTGATATAAATCAAAATTTTGTATCAGAAAAAAAATATTTAGGAGAAGTTATTATTAATTATGAACAGGCAAAAAGACAGGCAAAAAATTTGAAAAAAGAAATGTTATATTTATTGGTTCATGGTTATTTGCATTTAAAATCTTATACACATGAAAATGATAAAGATGAAATGATTATGAATAAAGAAGCGGATAAAATAATACAAAAAATAAAATTATGA
- a CDS encoding diacylglycerol kinase family protein, which produces MKFFTLRKFFNSLKCAVRGLKSVYKTEQNFRFQILIAVIVIFFTIYFGVTRREAVLVILMITFVIVMEIINSVFEKIADMLQPRVHIYAKLIKDIMSGAVLLSSIVSIIIGLIIFWPYFQRFF; this is translated from the coding sequence ATGAAATTTTTTACATTAAGAAAATTTTTTAATAGTTTAAAATGTGCAGTAAGAGGGCTTAAATCTGTTTATAAAACAGAACAGAACTTTCGTTTTCAAATACTTATAGCAGTTATTGTTATATTTTTTACAATATACTTTGGAGTTACTAGAAGAGAAGCAGTTCTTGTAATACTTATGATTACTTTTGTAATTGTTATGGAAATTATTAATTCCGTATTTGAAAAAATAGCAGATATGTTGCAACCCAGAGTTCATATTTATGCAAAGCTTATAAAAGATATTATGTCTGGTGCTGTTTTATTGTCATCCATTGTTTCTATAATTATAGGGCTTATTATCTTTTGGCCTTATTTTCAAAGATTTTTTTGA
- the ftsA gene encoding cell division protein FtsA, producing MRTQIITGLDIGSNKIRVAVAQYTPEDNSIQIIGAAENPSNGIINGNIVSVEDVVSSISGTLEKVERVIGMPIERAIIGISSPNIKFINSQGVIAVAKADGEIKEEDVARVIEAAQAVATPPNYEILHVIPKTYKVDNQEDIKDPIGMTGVRLEVSAQIIMAKSEQIKTITKCIYRTGVDVKDMVFSVLADAEAVLNREQRELGVVLVNIGSSTTGVAIFEEGDPIHTAILPIGSSHITNDLAIGLRTSIGVAEKIKIQEASCVIDNIRKREEINLSVFEEDENTTKRNMVSKLEIAKITNARVEEIFDLVAKELKKVDRFGMLPAGVVLTGGGAKLDGMVEQAKEQLKLPVFLAKMNKVNTIVDKINDLTYSNVLGLILWGYKNKSVSGWNMGGLLKSNIPSKLKGFFKSLIP from the coding sequence ATGCGTACCCAAATAATTACAGGACTTGATATAGGTTCCAATAAAATAAGAGTGGCTGTAGCTCAATATACACCAGAGGATAATAGTATACAAATAATAGGTGCAGCAGAAAATCCATCAAATGGAATAATAAATGGCAACATAGTTAGTGTAGAAGATGTTGTAAGTTCTATATCTGGAACTCTAGAAAAAGTAGAAAGAGTTATAGGTATGCCTATAGAAAGGGCTATTATTGGAATATCTAGTCCAAATATAAAATTTATAAATAGTCAGGGTGTTATTGCTGTTGCAAAAGCAGATGGCGAAATAAAAGAAGAAGATGTTGCAAGAGTTATAGAAGCGGCTCAGGCAGTCGCTACGCCTCCAAATTATGAAATATTACACGTTATACCCAAGACATATAAAGTAGATAATCAAGAAGATATAAAAGATCCAATAGGTATGACAGGAGTTAGACTAGAGGTAAGTGCTCAGATTATAATGGCAAAATCAGAACAAATTAAAACTATCACAAAATGTATTTATAGAACTGGTGTGGATGTAAAAGATATGGTCTTTTCTGTTTTAGCAGATGCAGAAGCTGTTTTGAACAGAGAACAAAGGGAACTCGGTGTTGTTTTGGTGAATATAGGATCATCAACAACTGGTGTGGCTATATTTGAAGAAGGAGATCCAATACATACTGCAATACTTCCAATAGGTTCTTCTCATATTACAAATGATTTAGCTATAGGACTTAGAACATCTATTGGTGTTGCAGAAAAAATAAAAATACAAGAAGCATCTTGTGTTATTGATAATATCAGAAAAAGAGAAGAGATAAATTTATCTGTATTTGAAGAGGATGAAAATACTACAAAAAGAAATATGGTTTCTAAATTGGAAATAGCAAAAATAACAAATGCAAGAGTAGAAGAAATTTTTGATTTAGTTGCTAAAGAATTAAAAAAAGTTGATAGATTTGGAATGTTACCAGCTGGTGTAGTTCTTACAGGTGGAGGTGCAAAATTAGATGGAATGGTAGAACAAGCAAAGGAACAATTAAAACTTCCTGTATTTTTGGCAAAAATGAATAAAGTAAATACAATAGTTGATAAAATAAATGATTTGACCTATAGTAATGTTTTGGGACTTATTTTATGGGGTTATAAAAATAAGAGTGTTTCAGGCTGGAATATGGGTGGACTATTAAAATCAAATATCCCATCAAAATTAAAGGGTTTTTTTAAATCTTTAATACCTTAA
- the ftsZ gene encoding cell division protein FtsZ, whose amino-acid sequence MAKNSNSQKKTREIKPEIETFAKIKVIGVGGSGGSAINRMVDNKIKGVEFIAVNTDAQALSSSLADQKIQIGINTTKGLGAGMDPEAGARSAEENLEDIEKVLSGSDMVFITCGLGGGTGTGAAPIVADIARANNALTVAIVTKPFNFEGAQRKSIAERGLNELENKVDTIITIPNDRILGIIDRKTSLIDSFKTVDEILYQGIQGISEIITVPGLVNVDFADVKAIMSDAGSALMGIGRASGDDRSKRAAKEAIDSPLLDVSISGAKGILFTVTGGNDLTMFEVNEIAEIITASADGNAKIIFGTVIDESLKDEIKVMVIATGFENFNIHNDTKQKSTNIQASYTPNKYINDVKNKPSKNDDYTEDDNSYDVDDDSFDVDNDFDDNNFQKNKILDRQNDMSLDDDMPKQESELDIPAFLRRKMK is encoded by the coding sequence ATGGCAAAAAATAGTAATTCTCAAAAAAAGACAAGAGAAATAAAACCTGAAATAGAAACTTTTGCAAAGATAAAAGTTATTGGCGTTGGTGGTTCTGGTGGTTCTGCTATCAACAGAATGGTTGATAATAAAATAAAGGGAGTAGAATTTATTGCAGTAAATACGGATGCTCAAGCTTTATCGTCTTCTCTTGCTGATCAAAAAATACAGATAGGAATAAATACTACCAAAGGTCTTGGGGCTGGTATGGATCCAGAAGCTGGAGCAAGATCAGCTGAAGAAAATTTAGAGGATATAGAAAAAGTTTTAAGTGGATCTGATATGGTTTTTATTACATGTGGTTTGGGTGGGGGAACTGGTACTGGTGCTGCTCCTATAGTTGCAGATATTGCAAGAGCAAATAATGCTCTTACAGTAGCTATAGTCACAAAGCCTTTTAATTTTGAAGGTGCTCAAAGGAAATCAATAGCAGAAAGAGGTTTAAATGAATTGGAGAACAAAGTAGATACAATAATTACAATTCCAAATGATAGAATTTTGGGAATTATAGATAGAAAAACATCTCTCATTGATTCCTTTAAAACAGTAGATGAAATTTTGTACCAAGGTATTCAAGGAATATCAGAAATAATTACTGTTCCAGGTCTTGTAAATGTAGATTTTGCTGATGTGAAAGCTATTATGTCAGATGCAGGTTCAGCACTTATGGGTATAGGACGTGCTAGTGGAGATGATAGGTCAAAACGTGCCGCAAAAGAGGCTATTGATAGTCCGCTATTAGATGTTTCTATTTCTGGTGCAAAAGGAATATTATTTACCGTAACTGGTGGAAATGACCTTACAATGTTTGAAGTAAATGAAATAGCAGAAATAATTACTGCTTCAGCAGATGGCAATGCAAAAATAATATTTGGTACAGTTATAGATGAAAGTTTAAAAGATGAAATAAAGGTAATGGTCATAGCTACAGGTTTTGAAAATTTTAATATACATAATGATACAAAACAAAAATCTACTAATATTCAGGCATCTTATACTCCTAATAAATATATAAATGATGTAAAAAATAAACCTAGTAAAAATGATGATTACACAGAAGATGATAATTCTTATGATGTAGATGATGATAGTTTTGATGTAGACAATGATTTCGATGATAATAATTTTCAAAAGAATAAAATTTTAGATAGACAAAATGATATGAGTCTAGATGATGATATGCCAAAACAGGAAAGTGAGTTGGATATTCCTGCTTTTTTAAGAAGAAAAATGAAATAA
- the nrdR gene encoding transcriptional regulator NrdR yields the protein MRCPICNNEATKVLDSRVATDGVTVRRRRECLKCNFRFSTIEEIEILDIKVVKRDGKKELYNKDKLRNGIKKSLEKRNKDDQEISQLIRAIEVDVQKKKSNEISSELIGDIVMKHLKKFDKVAYIRYASVYRSFEDLETFEEELKNLIHKKRS from the coding sequence ATGAGATGTCCTATTTGTAATAATGAAGCAACAAAAGTTCTAGATTCTAGAGTGGCTACAGATGGAGTCACGGTAAGAAGAAGACGAGAATGTTTAAAATGTAATTTTCGTTTTTCTACTATTGAAGAAATAGAAATTTTGGATATAAAAGTTGTGAAGAGAGATGGAAAAAAAGAATTATATAATAAAGATAAATTAAGAAATGGTATAAAAAAATCTTTAGAAAAAAGAAATAAAGATGATCAAGAAATTTCTCAATTGATTCGTGCTATAGAAGTAGACGTTCAAAAGAAAAAAAGCAATGAAATAAGTTCTGAATTAATAGGTGATATAGTAATGAAACATTTAAAAAAATTTGATAAAGTTGCTTATATACGTTATGCATCTGTTTATAGATCTTTTGAAGATTTAGAAACTTTTGAAGAAGAGTTAAAAAACCTTATACATAAAAAAAGATCATAA
- a CDS encoding adenosylcobalamin-dependent ribonucleoside-diphosphate reductase, producing the protein MTPNVPKFKQVRKRDGNIENFDYDKLKNSISKSIADVSNGEIGISEKVSNEVVEILNNKADDNDYTPSVFDIREAIQIILMRHNEFKAAQAYITHKQDPKFALKIQKGIQNVIKRDGSISDFDLSKIKKAISRAGESNQAFGENIAEDIANKVYERLNKIYDQIIPNIEQIQDVVEMEIMKEGYSDVAKAYILYRIEHKKIREKQLEILGGMTTNLKFTDNALKVLAKRYLVRNEDGEIIETPEEMFRRVARTLARVEQKYGKDDSFIQNLEDKFYEIMTNFEFSPAGRTIANAGAPTRLVSNCIVLNIQDDMGHIFETLKDASLLQQAGSGLGFPFHLLRPAGSIAKKTRGVASGPVSFLKVYNKAFGVIKQQNRHGANMGVMRVDHPDILEFIHCKEKEGSIRNFNISVGLTDDFMEKVKENDNIPWMCRFSGKEMKPRRIIRDEFDVIQEIREETMTARELFQEIINAAWQNGEPGCVFLDTVNKTNPLPGLGNIEACNPCGEQFLHDGDVCNLGSIHLGKFVKDEEVDFSRLRDVIRLSIRMLDNVIDLTDFPVERVSVTFKGNRRIGLGIMGFGDMLYQLKIGYNSLEGRAIAESVMSFINEESHQMSSELAEEKGVFPNYEKSIYYVDGKKMRNAALTTIAPTGTTSMLFNCSSGVEPYFALAYHYKGILGSNDIELYYTNPYLEEELKRRGLYTKEILKQIEEDGSIQNINTIPEDMKKVFVTSMDISAEDHILMQAAFQKYVDNSISKTVNFPNSATKDDVMKGYILAWEKGCKGCTVYRDGSRDIQVLNLNKGKNDEANDNLIKEYIDSQSKSSASSKTKKEVIKDGICPECGSKIEINEGCYVCKNCGFSACSL; encoded by the coding sequence ATGACCCCTAATGTTCCAAAATTCAAACAAGTTAGAAAAAGAGATGGAAATATAGAGAATTTTGATTATGATAAATTGAAAAATTCTATTTCAAAAAGCATAGCAGATGTGAGTAATGGAGAAATTGGTATAAGCGAAAAAGTATCAAATGAAGTTGTAGAAATTTTAAATAATAAGGCAGATGATAATGATTATACACCATCTGTTTTTGATATTAGAGAAGCAATACAAATTATTCTTATGCGTCATAATGAATTCAAAGCAGCTCAGGCTTATATTACACATAAACAAGATCCAAAATTTGCTTTGAAAATTCAAAAAGGAATACAAAATGTTATAAAAAGAGATGGGTCTATATCAGATTTTGATCTTTCTAAAATTAAGAAAGCAATTTCGAGAGCAGGGGAATCAAATCAGGCATTTGGTGAAAATATAGCTGAAGATATAGCAAATAAAGTATATGAAAGATTAAATAAAATTTATGATCAAATTATTCCAAATATAGAACAAATTCAAGATGTCGTAGAAATGGAGATAATGAAAGAGGGTTATTCAGATGTTGCAAAAGCATATATATTATATCGTATAGAACACAAAAAAATTAGAGAAAAACAACTTGAAATATTGGGTGGTATGACTACGAATTTGAAGTTTACAGATAATGCATTAAAAGTTTTGGCAAAGAGATACTTGGTTAGAAATGAAGATGGCGAAATAATAGAAACACCTGAGGAAATGTTTAGAAGAGTGGCAAGGACACTTGCAAGAGTAGAGCAAAAATATGGTAAGGATGATAGTTTTATACAAAATTTAGAAGATAAATTCTATGAAATAATGACTAATTTTGAGTTTAGTCCTGCTGGAAGAACAATTGCTAATGCAGGTGCTCCTACAAGACTTGTTTCAAATTGTATTGTTTTAAATATTCAAGATGATATGGGTCATATTTTTGAAACACTCAAAGATGCATCACTACTTCAACAAGCTGGATCTGGACTTGGTTTTCCATTTCATCTTTTAAGACCCGCTGGGAGTATAGCAAAAAAAACAAGAGGAGTGGCTTCGGGGCCGGTTTCATTTTTGAAAGTTTACAATAAAGCATTCGGTGTTATAAAACAACAAAATAGACATGGGGCGAATATGGGTGTAATGAGAGTAGATCATCCGGATATATTAGAGTTTATTCACTGTAAGGAAAAAGAAGGATCAATACGAAATTTTAATATCTCAGTTGGTCTCACAGATGATTTTATGGAAAAAGTAAAAGAAAATGATAATATTCCATGGATGTGTAGATTTAGTGGTAAAGAAATGAAGCCAAGACGTATTATAAGAGATGAATTTGATGTAATTCAAGAAATTAGAGAAGAAACAATGACAGCAAGAGAATTGTTTCAAGAAATTATAAATGCAGCATGGCAAAATGGTGAACCAGGTTGTGTATTTTTAGATACTGTAAATAAGACTAATCCACTTCCTGGACTTGGAAATATTGAAGCATGTAATCCATGTGGAGAGCAATTTTTACATGATGGAGATGTGTGTAATTTAGGGTCTATACATCTTGGAAAGTTTGTAAAAGATGAGGAAGTAGATTTTTCTAGATTAAGAGATGTTATAAGACTTTCAATTAGAATGCTTGATAATGTTATAGATCTTACAGATTTCCCAGTTGAAAGAGTTAGTGTAACCTTTAAAGGAAATAGAAGAATAGGTCTTGGAATAATGGGATTTGGGGATATGCTTTATCAATTAAAAATAGGATACAATAGTTTAGAAGGAAGAGCTATAGCTGAGAGTGTTATGTCTTTTATAAATGAAGAATCTCATCAAATGTCATCAGAATTAGCTGAGGAAAAAGGTGTTTTTCCAAATTATGAAAAGAGTATTTATTATGTGGATGGTAAAAAAATGAGAAATGCAGCACTTACTACAATAGCTCCAACAGGTACTACAAGTATGCTTTTCAATTGTAGTAGTGGCGTAGAGCCATATTTTGCGCTTGCATATCATTACAAAGGAATACTTGGATCAAATGATATAGAACTTTATTATACAAATCCTTATCTTGAAGAAGAATTAAAAAGAAGGGGATTATATACAAAAGAAATATTAAAACAAATAGAAGAAGATGGTTCAATACAAAATATAAATACAATTCCAGAGGATATGAAAAAAGTATTTGTTACTTCTATGGATATTTCTGCAGAGGATCATATATTAATGCAAGCAGCTTTTCAAAAATATGTAGATAATAGCATATCAAAAACAGTAAATTTTCCAAACTCTGCTACCAAGGATGATGTGATGAAGGGATATATCCTTGCATGGGAAAAGGGTTGTAAAGGATGTACTGTATACAGAGATGGTTCAAGGGATATTCAAGTATTGAATTTAAATAAAGGCAAAAATGATGAAGCTAACGATAATTTGATAAAAGAATATATTGATTCTCAGTCTAAGTCTAGTGCATCTTCAAAAACCAAAAAAGAAGTTATAAAAGATGGAATATGTCCTGAATGTGGTTCAAAAATAGAAATAAATGAGGGTTGTTATGTTTGTAAGAATTGTGGTTTCTCTGCTTGCTCACTTTAA
- a CDS encoding cob(I)yrinic acid a,c-diamide adenosyltransferase, whose amino-acid sequence MDNLGKIHIYTGNGKGKTTSALGLALRANSSGFRVIIIYFDKSRDNCTEYIGLDKLGIDYKFFGINRIFDNKFRFGYNDSDIGEISKAWSFVKSIILSSEYDLIVLDEIINCLDYIDMKELESVLKSNNKSELVLTGRNAPDNIIELADLVTENLEIKHYFQKKYPARKGIEY is encoded by the coding sequence ATGGATAATTTAGGGAAAATTCATATTTATACAGGAAATGGCAAAGGTAAAACCACAAGTGCTCTTGGGTTAGCATTACGAGCTAATTCTTCAGGATTTAGGGTAATTATTATATATTTTGATAAATCAAGAGATAATTGTACTGAATATATAGGACTTGATAAATTAGGTATAGATTATAAATTCTTTGGTATTAATAGAATTTTTGATAATAAATTTAGATTTGGGTATAATGATAGTGATATAGGTGAGATTTCAAAAGCATGGAGTTTTGTAAAAAGTATAATTTTATCATCTGAATATGATTTAATAGTTCTAGATGAAATAATAAATTGTTTAGATTATATAGATATGAAAGAATTGGAATCAGTTTTGAAGTCAAACAATAAATCAGAACTTGTACTTACAGGTAGGAATGCACCAGATAATATTATAGAATTAGCAGATTTGGTGACGGAAAATTTAGAAATAAAACACTATTTTCAAAAAAAATACCCTGCAAGAAAAGGAATAGAGTATTAA
- a CDS encoding DUF4430 domain-containing protein, which translates to MKKYLRIVLIIISAFAIFLLGAYMSQEYFLTSIQKSEIIPSFDEKSNSISLMIDFGDGNIETIHDINVKRSDNLLLILKELENTKDQIRDIKIQDYGEMGVLITSINDFTNGQNNNYWQYYVNNKQPMLSIDKYILSNKDVVELKFTKSKF; encoded by the coding sequence ATGAAAAAATATCTAAGAATAGTTTTGATAATCATATCTGCTTTTGCAATATTTTTACTTGGAGCATATATGAGCCAGGAATATTTTTTGACATCAATACAAAAATCAGAAATTATTCCATCTTTTGATGAGAAAAGTAATAGTATAAGTTTGATGATAGATTTTGGTGATGGAAATATAGAAACAATACACGATATAAATGTTAAGAGATCCGATAATTTATTATTAATACTTAAAGAATTAGAAAATACTAAAGATCAAATCAGAGATATAAAAATACAAGATTATGGAGAAATGGGGGTACTTATTACATCAATAAATGATTTTACAAATGGACAAAATAATAATTATTGGCAATATTATGTAAATAACAAACAGCCAATGTTAAGTATAGATAAATACATACTTTCTAATAAGGATGTCGTAGAATTAAAATTTACAAAATCTAAGTTTTAA
- a CDS encoding ATP-dependent Clp protease ATP-binding subunit: protein MDLLDKNKIHICDKCNLDGSCHFCRGMKKYIISGSSVIFWNKLYNQNNIYINKIKRIIKISINVFFIMFAIFGLISFFYHIYILNFSGSDFFYIENWFSLYMLAFWISVFIDMFLFYELRINSNNIEKVINIKEISISENIDVRKLNKKDIYNTLSKDVKIFLTKSYDISRKYKSNSINALHIFYTILINKDINIIFGRLGINKELMRQKVERLIKMNKSQFGDINDLDLLMFNSYIIASRAKSKYIKVSHILSALILINQNILDIFLDEGIDSNQVTNVITWIRLRDELVNVYNRYRSKSIFKPRNSMNRAMTAVATPYLDRFSQDLTQLARKGYLEISVARESIVDEIYRSMEVDKKSIVLSGLPGVGKDNIIEGIANRMCAEEVPEFFQDKRLVSLSLSSIISASSNGSIEQNFIRAMTEVIRAGNIILFINDIHNLVGISSSGRENIDLSEILSDMMNKYDMMIIGTTNPHDFTKYLEKNILATQMLKVEIREPDFNEIVQILESKTFSIEYKYSVYFSYQAIEKIVKLTESYIHDSFQPSKSIKILEEVAIYVKNTKGKNRLVTAEDVAKLISEKIHMPLTSITQTESQKLMHLEDLMHERIIGQDEAVNMVSSALRRARAELRDEDKPITNLLFLGPTGVGKTELAKTVAKIFFGTEDSMIRLDMSEYQNKDSVSRLIGVEGSEEGGVLTESVRKKPFSLVLLDEIEKAHPDILNIFLQVLDDGRLTDTLGNTIDFSNCIIIATSNAGSFYIQDELSKGVELEVIKQSLLEKELRPYFRPEFLNRFNGIILFKPLNIKEIEQITVLLLQKVAKKLEVKNINFEATQEAVKELAQKGFSPQFGARPLKRTVEQNVDDALAKFLLAGKIGRRDKVILEKNGNIRIEKAEKF, encoded by the coding sequence ATGGATCTTTTAGACAAAAATAAAATACATATATGTGATAAATGTAATCTAGATGGTAGTTGTCATTTTTGTCGTGGTATGAAAAAATATATTATTTCTGGTAGTAGTGTTATCTTTTGGAATAAATTATATAATCAAAATAATATATATATTAATAAGATAAAAAGAATTATAAAAATATCTATAAATGTATTTTTTATAATGTTTGCTATCTTTGGATTGATTTCATTTTTTTATCACATTTATATTTTGAATTTTAGTGGTTCGGATTTTTTTTATATAGAAAATTGGTTTAGTTTATATATGTTAGCTTTTTGGATAAGTGTATTTATAGATATGTTTTTATTTTATGAATTAAGAATAAACAGCAATAATATTGAAAAAGTTATAAATATAAAAGAAATTTCTATATCTGAAAATATTGATGTTCGAAAATTAAATAAAAAAGATATATATAATACACTTTCAAAAGATGTTAAAATCTTTCTTACAAAATCATATGATATATCTAGAAAATATAAATCTAATTCAATAAACGCCTTGCATATATTTTATACAATACTTATAAATAAGGACATAAATATTATATTTGGAAGACTTGGTATAAATAAAGAGCTAATGAGACAAAAGGTTGAAAGACTTATAAAAATGAATAAATCACAGTTTGGAGATATTAATGATTTAGATCTTTTAATGTTTAATAGTTATATCATAGCAAGTCGTGCCAAGAGTAAGTATATAAAAGTTTCTCATATTTTGTCAGCGCTCATACTTATAAATCAAAATATTTTAGATATATTTTTGGATGAAGGAATAGACTCAAATCAAGTCACAAATGTTATTACATGGATAAGGTTGAGAGATGAACTTGTAAATGTTTATAATAGATATAGATCAAAATCCATATTCAAACCAAGAAATTCAATGAATAGAGCTATGACAGCTGTTGCTACTCCGTATTTAGATAGATTTAGTCAGGATTTGACTCAGCTTGCTCGTAAAGGTTATTTAGAGATTAGTGTTGCTAGAGAGTCAATTGTAGATGAAATTTATAGATCAATGGAGGTAGATAAAAAGAGTATAGTTTTATCAGGTTTACCAGGTGTTGGAAAGGATAATATTATTGAAGGAATAGCAAATAGAATGTGCGCCGAAGAAGTTCCTGAATTTTTTCAAGATAAGCGTTTAGTGAGTTTGTCTTTGTCTAGTATAATATCAGCATCTTCAAATGGATCTATAGAGCAAAATTTTATAAGAGCTATGACTGAGGTTATAAGAGCTGGTAATATAATACTTTTTATAAATGATATACATAATTTAGTAGGAATAAGTTCAAGTGGTAGAGAAAATATAGATCTGTCAGAAATATTATCTGATATGATGAATAAATATGACATGATGATAATAGGAACTACAAATCCGCATGATTTTACAAAATATTTAGAAAAAAATATTTTAGCAACTCAAATGTTAAAAGTAGAGATAAGAGAGCCTGATTTCAATGAAATAGTTCAAATATTAGAATCAAAAACATTTTCTATAGAATATAAATATAGTGTTTATTTTTCCTATCAAGCAATAGAAAAAATAGTAAAACTTACAGAAAGTTATATACATGACAGTTTTCAGCCATCAAAATCTATAAAAATTTTGGAAGAAGTCGCAATATATGTAAAAAATACAAAGGGTAAAAATAGATTAGTAACAGCTGAAGATGTAGCAAAATTAATATCTGAAAAAATTCATATGCCTCTTACAAGTATTACTCAGACAGAAAGTCAAAAATTAATGCATTTGGAGGATTTAATGCATGAAAGAATTATTGGGCAAGATGAGGCGGTAAATATGGTTTCCTCGGCCCTTAGAAGAGCTAGGGCAGAGTTAAGGGATGAAGATAAGCCAATAACAAATTTATTATTTCTAGGACCTACTGGAGTTGGAAAAACAGAGCTTGCAAAAACTGTTGCTAAGATATTTTTTGGCACAGAAGATAGTATGATAAGACTTGATATGAGTGAATATCAAAATAAGGATAGTGTTTCCAGACTTATTGGTGTAGAAGGTTCTGAAGAAGGAGGAGTCCTTACAGAATCTGTTAGAAAAAAACCATTTTCTTTGGTTTTGCTAGATGAAATAGAAAAAGCACATCCAGATATACTCAATATATTTTTACAAGTTTTAGACGATGGACGACTTACTGATACACTTGGAAATACAATAGATTTTTCAAATTGTATAATAATAGCTACATCAAATGCAGGATCTTTTTATATACAAGATGAACTATCAAAAGGCGTGGAACTTGAAGTAATAAAACAATCCTTACTTGAAAAAGAACTTAGACCATATTTTAGGCCAGAATTTTTAAATCGTTTTAATGGAATAATATTATTTAAACCTTTGAATATAAAAGAGATAGAGCAAATTACAGTTTTGCTTTTACAAAAGGTAGCAAAAAAATTAGAAGTAAAAAATATAAACTTTGAAGCAACACAAGAGGCAGTAAAAGAACTTGCTCAAAAAGGATTTAGTCCTCAATTTGGAGCAAGACCACTTAAGAGAACGGTAGAGCAGAATGTAGATGATGCTTTGGCAAAGTTTTTACTCGCTGGTAAAATAGGTAGAAGAGACAAGGTAATACTTGAAAAGAATGGAAATATCAGGATAGAAAAGGCGGAAAAATTTTAA